A single window of Ananas comosus cultivar F153 linkage group 17, ASM154086v1, whole genome shotgun sequence DNA harbors:
- the LOC109723459 gene encoding DNA-directed RNA polymerase subunit 10-like protein, whose translation MIIPVRCFTCGKVIGNKWDTYLDLLQADYTEGDALDALGLVRYCCRRMLMTHVDLIEKLLNYNTLEKTEPS comes from the exons ATGATCATCCCCGTTCGCTGCTTCACCTGCGGAAAg GTGATCGGAAACAAATGGGACACCTACCTTGATCTCCTCCAAGCCGATTACACCGAGGG GGATGCCCTTGATGCTTTGGGCTTGGTGCGCTACTGTTGCAGGCGAATGCTTATGACCCATGTGGACCTCATTGAGAAGCTTCTCAACTACAACA CTCTTGAGAAGACCGAGCCAAGCTAA
- the LOC109723458 gene encoding RNA polymerase II transcriptional coactivator KIWI-like has translation MWRKGKKRTEEEPAGDRDDPAGAPASKRPARASSDDPEDGIVVCEISKNRRVSVRSWQGKVVVDIREFYFKDGRQLPGKKGISLPMDQWKILSDHIEEIDEAVKEEA, from the exons ATGTGGAggaaggggaagaagaggacGGAGGAGGAGCCCGCGGGGGACAGGGACGACCCCGCCGGAGCCCCCGCCTCCAAAAGGCCCGCGAGGGCCTCCTCCGACGACCCCGAGGACGGCATCGTCGTCTGCGAG ATATCGAAGAATCGGAGGGTTTCGGTGCGGAGTTGGCAAGGGAAGGTCGTGGTCGACATCAGGGAGTTCTACTTCAAGGATGGGAGGCAACTCCCCGGAAAGAAAG GTATATCACTTCCAATGGATCAG TGGAAAATCTTAAGCGACCACATTGAAGAAATCGACGAGGCGGTGAAGGAAGAAGCATAG
- the LOC109723479 gene encoding probable serine/threonine-protein kinase PBL6 yields MKIRKRECENKSVKEEEEEEEEENKTVMVGIKMDAPSRELLTWALVKVASPGDRVVALHIISSAAAAAADAASESDEARASSLLDVLSVYDGFCNLKQIDLKLKICRGSSIRKALVREANSCSPVKLILGVAKKSRALGSSSTSIAKYCAKRLPENCSVFAVNNGKILFQKDSRSNPSSKGDHVQIRALGYAATEAARSELKCSNSLALVPVNKSEVGWPLLRKKFILKNSRNCYLERSNMSVVEWAMRLPSRYTAVSSPVHPNHKAISSDINVASSLTSNSGPLVPSETNLIKPSPSICEVEKKIPTEFESLKEKYSSVCTLFSYKELVHITSDFTQENMIGRGGNSHVYKGCCSDGKELAVKILKKSEEIKKEFVSEIEIITALKNNNIISLVGFCFEDDNLILVYDYLPRGSLEEVLHGETKRSDFGWDERYRAAVGVAQALDYLHGTGNDQPVIHRDVKSSNILLSSDFEPKLSDFGLALWASNATSQITCNDVAGTFGYLAPEYFMHGKVNEKIDVYAFGVVLLELISGRKPVSTGCPKGHESLVMWANSILRNGKVWQLVDPNLSTECHNDKIERMILAASLCIRRVPQSRPRIALVLKVLQGDDDILKWARSQSSSSEELDRVDDEAAFPDNNIQSFINLALLDVDDDSLSVSSGEHPDFVTANTSLEEYLQGRWSRSSSFQ; encoded by the exons ATGAAGATCAGGAAACGAGAGTGCGAGAATAAGAGTgttaaggaggaggaggaggaggaggaggaggagaataaGACGGTGATGGTGGGGATAAAGATGGACGCCCCGAGCCGAGAGCTCCTCACGTGGGCGCTCGTCAAGGTCGCGAGCCCCGGCGATCGCGTCGTCGCCCTCCACATCATCTcctccgccgcagccgccgccgccg ATGCCGCTTCGGAGTCGGATGAGGCGCGCGCGAGTTCTCTCCTCGATGTTCTCTCCGTCTACGACGGATTCTGTAACCTGAAGCAG aTCGATTTGAAGTTGAAGATATGCAGAGGATCGTCGATCCGGAAAGCTTTGGTTCGGGAAGCGAATTCCTGCTCGCCTGTGAAGTTAATTTTGGGGGTCGCCAAGAAGAGCCGTGCTCTTGG ATCTTCTTCGACTTCGATCGCAAAGTATTGCGCAAAGAGATTACCAGAGAATTGCTCAGTATTCGCTGTGAACAACGGCAAGATCCTCTTCCAGAAGGATTCACGGTCGAATCCCAGTTCCAAAG GTGACCATGTCCAAATTAGGGCTTTAGGTTATGCAGCTACAGAGGCTGCTAGAAGTGAGTTGAAGTGCAGTAATTCTTTAGCATTAGTACCCGTTAACAAATCCGAAGTCGGTTGGCCTCTACTTCGAAAGAAGTTCATATTGAAGAATAGCAGAAATTGTTACTTAGAGAGATCAAATATGTCCGTGGTCGAATGGGCAATGCGCCTTCCGAGCCGGTACACTGCAGTATCATCCCCTGTTCATCCAAATCACAAGGCCATTTCATCTGATATAAATGTTGCTTCGAGTTTAACATCGAATAGTGGACCTTTGGTTCCTAGCGAAACCAATTTAATTAAACCATCGCCTTCGATCTGTGAAGTGGAGAAGAAAATTCCAACGGAGTTTGAATCACTTAAAGAGAAGTATTCATCGGTTTGTACTCTGTTCAGCTATAAGGAACTTGTGCATATTACATCTGACTTCACTCAAG AGAATATGATCGGGAGAGGCGGAAACAGTCATGTTTATAAGGGTTGTTGTTCAGATGGGAAGGAATTGGCAGTGAAGATTTTAAAGAAGTCCGAGGAGATAAAGAAAGAGTTTGTTTCAGAAATCGAGATTATTACTGCACTGAAGAATAACAATATCATCTCTCTTGTTGGGTTTTGTTTTGAGGATGATAATCTCATATTGGTGTATGATTACTTACCAAGAGGCAGCTTAGAAGAAGTATTGCATG GCGAGACAAAGAGAAGTGATTTTGGATGGGACGAGAGATACAGAGCGGCAGTAGGAGTTGCACAGGCACTTGATTATCTCCATGGCACTGGCAACGACCAACCTGTGATCCATAGGGATGTAAAATCCTCGAATATTCTCCTATCCAGCGATTTTGAGCCAAAG TTGTCTGATTTCGGTCTAGCTTTGTGGGCATCAAATGCAACTTCACAAATCACATGCAATGATGTTGCAGGGACATTCGG ATACTTGGCTCCTGAATATTTCATGCATGGGAAGGTTAACGAGAAAATTGATGTATATGCTTTTGGAGTAGTCCTCCTTGAGCTTATATCAGGAAGAAAACCGGTGAGCACAGGGTGCCCAAAAGGTCACGAGAGTTTAGTGATGTGG GCAAATTCTATCCTACGAAATGGGAAAGTCTGGCAATTGGTAGATCCTAATTTAAGTACAGAGTGCCATAATGACAAAATTGAGAGGATGATTCTAGCTGCTTCCCTCTGCATCAGGCGAGTTCCCCAATCTCGTCCTCGAATAGCACTC GTTTTGAAGGTACTACAAGGAGATGATGACATTCTCAAGTGGGCGAGATCACAAAGTAGTTCATCAGAAGAGTTAGATAGGGTGGATGATGAAGCCGCATTCCCAGATAATAACATCCAATCCTTCATAAACCTCGCATTGCTTGACGTGGACGATGATTCTCTCTCCGTAAGCAGCGGAGAGCATCCTGATTTCGTCACAGCAAACACTTCCCTGGAGGAATATCTTCAGGGAAGATGGAGTCGGTCATCGAGCTTCCAATAG